A window of Anas acuta chromosome 8, bAnaAcu1.1, whole genome shotgun sequence contains these coding sequences:
- the CCN1 gene encoding CCN family member 1, with the protein MGSAGTRPALAAALLCLARLALGSPCPAVCQCPAAVPQCAPGVGLVPDGCGCCKVCAKQLNEDCSRTQPCDHTKGLECNFGASPVATKGICRAQSEGRPCEYNSKIYQNGESFQPNCKHQCTCIDGAVGCIPLCPQELSLPNLGCPSPRLVKVPGQCCEEWVCDESKDALDELEGFFSKEFGLDASEGELTRNNELIAIVKGGLKMLPVFGSEPQSRAFENSKCIVQTTSWSQCSKTCGTGISTRVTNDNPDCKLIKETRICEVRPCGQPSYASLKKGKKCTKTKKSPSPVKFTYAGCSSVKKYRPKYCGSCVDGRCCTPQQTRTVKIRFRCDDGETFTKSVMMIQSCRCNYNCPHANEAYPYYRLVNDIHKFRD; encoded by the exons ATGGGCTCCGCGGGTACCCGCCCCGCTCTGGCGGCCGCCCTCCTGtgcctggcccgcctg GCTCTCGGCTCGCCCTGCCCCGCTGTGTGCCAGTGCCCGGCCGCCGTGCCGCAGTGCGCCCCCGGCGTGGGGCTGGTGCCCGACGGCTGCGGCTGCTGCAAGGTCTGCGCCAAGCAGCTCAACGAGGACTGCAGCCGGACGCAGCCCTGCGACCACACCAAGGGGCTGGAGTGCAACTTCGGCGCCAGCCCCGTCGCGACCAAGGGCATCTGCAGAG cacAGTCCGAAGGGAGACCCTGTGAATACAACTCCAAAATCTACCAGAACGGCGAGAGCTTCCAGCCGAACTGTAAACACCAGTGTACGTGCATAGATGGAGCTGTGGGCTGCATCCCGCTCTGCCCGCAAGAACTCTCCCTTCCTAAcctgggctgccccagccccaggctggtCAAAGTCCCTGGGCAGTGCTGCGAAGAGTGGGTCTGTGACGAGAGCAAAGATGCGCTGGATGAGCTGGAGGGTTTCTTCAGCAAAGAGTTTGGTCTGGATGCTTCTGAAGGTGAACTGACCAGGAACAACGAGCTAATTGCCATTGTGAAAGGAGGCCTGAAGATGCTACCTG tgtTTGGATCTGAGCCACAAAGTCGAGCTTTTGAGAATTCCAAATGCATTGTGCAAACAACTTCCTGGTCCCAGTGCTCCAAAACATGTGGAACCGGCATCTCCACGAGGGTTACCAATGATAATCCTGACTGCAAGCTCATCAAAGAGACCAGGATATGCGAAGTGAGGCCATGTGGCCAGCCAAGCTATGCCTCCCTAAAG aagggaaagaagtgTACCAAGACTAAGAAGTCCCCATCCCCAGTGAAGTTCACTTATGCAGGATGTTCCAGTGTGAAGAAGTACCGCCCCAAGTACTGTGGCTCCTGCGTGGATGGCAGGTGCTGCACGCCCCAGCAGACCAGGACTGTCAAGATCAGGTTCCGCTGCGATGATGGAGAAACCTTCACCAAGAGTGTCATGATGATCCAGTCCTGCCGATGCAACTACAACTGTCCGCATGCAAACGAAGCTTACCCCTACTACAGACTGGTCAATGACATTCACAAATTCAGGGACTAA